One Cryptomeria japonica chromosome 9, Sugi_1.0, whole genome shotgun sequence genomic window carries:
- the LOC131858467 gene encoding uncharacterized protein LOC131858467 translates to MVNNFYRLFVGISMILVGDLDQLPPVKDKPTYANNRQAKILWQDFKTVVTLEKVFRHDGEDIQQKQFRELLTNLRDAHPAINDWKLLMSRTNTNIIVPMHEDFDNNVYLFSTNDNVHNYNKKLYSLKEPIARSIATKVGTLNAQEGNSHDELDMELLISKNARVMLTSNQWIEVGLVNGALGYVQNIAYKLGSMSPEPPTYVMVKFDSYLGLPFEDQNPQIV, encoded by the coding sequence ATGGTAAATAATTTTTATCGATTATTTGTAGGTATTTCTATGATATTAGTTGGAGATCTAGATCAATTGCCTCCAGTTAAAGATAaaccaacatatgccaacaatagacAAGCAAAAATATTGTGGCAAGACTTCAAAACCGTGGTAACATTAGAAAAAGTATTTAGACATGATGGAGAAGATATTCAACAGAAGCAATTTCGCGAACTATTGACAAACTTGAGAGATGCACACCCTGCTATTAATGACTGGAAGTTGTTGATGTCAAGAACCAACACAAACATCATTGTACCAATGCATGAAGATTTTGACAACAATGTTTATTTGTTCTCGACAAATGATAATGTTCACAATTATAATAAGAAATTATATTCTCTGAAAGAACCTATCGCACGTAGTATTGCAACAAAAGTTGGAACTCTTAATGCACAAGAAGGAAATTCTCATGATGAGCTTGACATGGAATTGttgatctctaaaaatgcaagAGTAATGTTAACTTCTAATCAGTGGATAGAAGTAGGTCTTGTAAATGGTGCTTTAGGATATGTTCAAAATATTGCATATAAACTTGGAAGTATGTCACCAGAACCTCCAACATATGTAATGGTTAAGTTTGACAGTTACTTAGGATTACCATTTGAGGATCAAAATCCACAAATAGTTTAA